GCCGCGCCGGACCCTTACGTGGCGTTGGGCGCGGATCGTCCTCCTCGGGCTCCGCGTCGACGACGTCCCGTAAGCAGATGGAGTCGTCGACGAGACCCGAGGTCGCCGACCGCGAGCCGCGGCCCGGAACACCGGTGGTTGCCGGCCCGTAGCCGTCGAAGATGTCGAGGTCCTCTCCCCCATCCACAGCCACCGGCTCAGCTGCTCGACTACGTGTCCTTCACGGACCGCCGCGGGACCTGGCCGGGGTCGTACGGTGCGGCGGCGGTGTCTACCTGAACAGCTACGACTCGCCGCGGTCGGCGATCCGCTGCACCAACCCGGCGCGCCGACAACAGCTGCGAGGGCGTCACCATTTACCGCCGCCAGCCGGAATGGACGGTGACCACCACCCGCAGGCCGGATCCGACGCCGAGATCGCCCGGGCTCTCGGGCTGCGCACCACGACCGTCCGCAGCCACGTCAGCAGCATCCTCGCCAGGCTCCGGGTCGCCGACCGCACCCAGGCCGCCCTGCCGGCTCGCGCGGCCGGGCTGGGACATGACTGACCCCGGGCCCGGCAGCGGATCTACCGGCGCCGCGGCGGGTGCTGGTAGGCCCACGCCCAGGCCGCCTCGAGCGGGCCGCGGGGGTAGCGGCGCAGCCAGAGGTGCGCACAGGCGATCACCACCATGCACACCGCCGGGTACAAGGCGAGGGTCCACCACGTCCGCGCGTCTCCCATTCGCGCCGCCAGCCCCAGGCCCCAGCCGTAGCACAGCACGCTGCAGACGGCGTTCTGCAGCACGTAGCACGACAGCGCGGTGCGGCCGACCTCGGCCAGCCGGCGCTGCACCGGACCCGGCGCGCGCCGCGCCTCCACCAGGCACGCGGTGGCTGCGAGCAGCCCGGCCGCGACGATCGGGGCGGTGGCGTAGCGGGCGAGGAGCAGCCCGGCGGCACCGCCCAGGCTGCCGATCGCCAGGTCGACGGGCAGCGCCATACCCAGGCCGATGGTGATCAGCCGGCGTCGCAGCGCCCAGCCGCGCTGCTCGAACAGCCCGGCCCGCACCAGTCGGCTGCCGACCAGGAA
The Actinomycetota bacterium genome window above contains:
- a CDS encoding LuxR C-terminal-related transcriptional regulator, with product MDGDHHPQAGSDAEIARALGLRTTTVRSHVSSILARLRVADRTQAALPARAAGLGHD
- a CDS encoding DUF418 domain-containing protein, with the protein product MQTVARQLANGKFLGMLTLMFGVGLELQRRSAQRRGRPWPGRYPWRAALLFLDGLLHYLLVVEFDILMGYAVTGVVVAAVLATSPRSRRIWLCTAASLHVLPLSALTAAMVAAGTGGDRDRADAVTLYTDGSWPEQVWQRVEWFPLYRAEAVFILPLSVATFLVGSRLVRAGLFEQRGWALRRRLITIGLGMALPVDLAIGSLGGAAGLLLARYATAPIVAAGLLAATACLVEARRAPGPVQRRLAEVGRTALSCYVLQNAVCSVLCYGWGLGLAARMGDARTWWTLALYPAVCMVVIACAHLWLRRYPRGPLEAAWAWAYQHPPRRR